From the Spiroplasma alleghenense genome, one window contains:
- a CDS encoding PTS transporter subunit EIIC, which translates to MNIEKTDKEQEIFGLETQIKDKKKELSQSWVNNNVMPGLTKFANQRHMLALRNAVVANIPLIIIGALFLIILNFPIGSGSTDLLSSILPPRLVTTFQQINRMTMGLMSFVTAFAIGSELAKSYKMDPTTGGVLTFTAFAMWVGADMLYVGLNDAGGLAGGVWAMNMANIGSKGLFVAIISGIAMYEFYRLCKKYNITIRMPSVVPKSVSNSFIILIPILIWATVVGLTRFWLGFDFINDLGKILNPIQGALTGTLPGVMLTALLITIFWMLGISGASVVGSFLRPFWTTAISANNDAFNAGLDIPYLYPEEFLQWGVWVGGSGATLGLLISALLLAKSKQIKSISKVSIIPGIFNINEPVIFGFPIMLNAFLFIPFILTPQICILVGALLMQILNVRFVATAPWTLPGPIGAILSAGVDWKAVFIPLATIGISTVCYAPFMMAYDKSLLKQELFLEGKVYNKEEHYSFLGSLSLKMKWPNKFDKTNKAKIDEVKISFDYKKITLQKQFKDKILPTNTNEKLTNKENKLKNKALQVDLQIALRNLEFEKEKALAAYRKNEKIWAVVKEQKYQNDIVKLQTEKNKFIMAESELQNKNKLKIHKKEFKNKFVEIKADFKKQKAILSTNWEKNKKDFESKIKKLDKNSPILIETKLEFSKTKLDYWTQRVELAAQLNDQKMAASEMK; encoded by the coding sequence ATGAATATCGAAAAAACCGATAAAGAACAAGAAATATTCGGTCTCGAAACTCAAATTAAAGATAAGAAAAAAGAATTATCTCAATCTTGAGTAAATAATAATGTAATGCCTGGTTTAACCAAATTTGCTAACCAACGCCATATGCTTGCGTTGAGAAATGCGGTTGTGGCCAATATACCATTAATTATTATTGGAGCCTTATTTCTAATTATTCTTAACTTCCCAATCGGAAGTGGAAGTACGGATTTATTAAGTTCAATCCTACCTCCAAGATTAGTTACAACTTTCCAACAAATTAATCGTATGACAATGGGATTAATGTCATTTGTAACTGCCTTTGCCATAGGTTCAGAATTGGCAAAATCTTATAAAATGGATCCAACCACTGGGGGAGTATTAACATTTACTGCCTTTGCGATGTGAGTTGGAGCTGACATGTTATATGTTGGATTAAATGATGCTGGTGGATTAGCTGGTGGAGTTTGAGCGATGAACATGGCCAACATTGGTTCAAAAGGATTATTTGTGGCTATTATTTCTGGTATTGCAATGTATGAGTTCTACAGATTATGTAAGAAATATAACATTACAATTAGAATGCCAAGCGTAGTTCCTAAATCAGTTTCAAATTCGTTTATTATTTTAATTCCAATCTTAATTTGAGCCACAGTTGTTGGTTTAACAAGATTCTGATTAGGATTTGACTTTATAAACGACTTAGGAAAAATATTGAATCCAATCCAAGGAGCTTTAACAGGAACTCTACCTGGGGTTATGTTAACTGCGTTATTAATTACCATTTTCTGAATGTTAGGGATTTCGGGAGCTAGTGTTGTGGGATCTTTTTTAAGACCATTTTGAACAACAGCTATTAGTGCTAACAACGATGCTTTCAATGCTGGACTAGATATTCCATACCTATATCCAGAAGAATTCCTACAATGAGGGGTTTGAGTTGGGGGTAGTGGAGCTACTTTGGGATTACTAATTTCAGCTTTATTATTAGCTAAATCAAAACAAATTAAATCAATTAGTAAAGTAAGTATTATCCCAGGAATATTTAACATTAACGAACCAGTTATTTTTGGATTCCCAATTATGTTAAATGCTTTCTTATTCATACCATTTATTTTAACCCCACAAATTTGTATTTTAGTGGGAGCCTTATTAATGCAAATATTAAATGTTCGCTTTGTGGCAACTGCTCCATGAACTTTACCTGGACCAATTGGGGCTATCTTATCTGCAGGAGTAGATTGAAAAGCAGTATTTATACCGCTCGCGACAATCGGAATTTCCACAGTTTGTTATGCACCATTCATGATGGCCTATGATAAAAGTTTACTAAAACAAGAATTATTCTTGGAAGGAAAAGTTTACAACAAAGAAGAACACTATTCATTCTTAGGTTCATTATCATTGAAAATGAAATGACCAAACAAATTCGATAAAACTAACAAAGCCAAAATTGATGAAGTAAAAATTAGTTTTGATTACAAAAAAATAACTTTACAAAAACAATTTAAAGATAAAATTTTACCAACTAACACTAACGAAAAACTAACAAACAAAGAAAATAAATTAAAAAATAAAGCTCTACAAGTTGATCTGCAAATTGCATTGAGAAACTTAGAATTTGAAAAAGAAAAAGCATTAGCAGCTTACCGTAAAAATGAAAAAATTTGAGCAGTTGTGAAAGAACAAAAATATCAAAACGATATTGTTAAATTGCAAACTGAGAAAAATAAATTTATTATGGCAGAAAGTGAATTGCAAAATAAAAATAAACTAAAAATCCATAAAAAAGAATTTAAAAATAAATTTGTTGAAATTAAGGCTGACTTTAAAAAACAAAAAGCCATCTTATCAACTAATTGAGAAAAAAACAAAAAAGACTTTGAATCAAAAATTAAAAAACTTGATAAAAATTCACCAATTTTAATTGAAACAAAATTAGAATTTAGTAAAACAAAATTAGATTATTGAACACAACGTGTTGAATTAGCAGCGCAGTTAAATGATCAAAAAATGGCAGCAAGCGAGATGAAATAA
- a CDS encoding PTS sugar transporter subunit IIB, whose product MKKGLLTCSGGFSTTMMAQALDNITIPEGIKWDALGISAGGFSSDTFADYEIVLVSPQIRFRFNEIKKICDSKNIKCMQIDPKLYVATQAKQLYEEIKLELAK is encoded by the coding sequence ATGAAAAAAGGATTGTTGACCTGTTCAGGTGGTTTCTCAACTACCATGATGGCTCAGGCTTTAGATAACATTACAATTCCTGAAGGAATCAAATGAGATGCTTTAGGTATTTCAGCTGGAGGTTTCTCAAGTGATACTTTCGCCGATTATGAAATTGTTTTAGTATCTCCACAAATTAGATTTCGTTTTAACGAAATTAAAAAAATTTGTGACAGCAAAAACATTAAGTGTATGCAAATAGATCCAAAACTATATGTTGCAACACAAGCAAAACAACTATATGAAGAAATAAAATTAGAACTTGCAAAATAG
- a CDS encoding MupG family TIM beta-alpha barrel fold protein — MTRKLGIAIYPDKMSQADIKSYLQLAWKNNFSRAYFTFLPINLLENNQEILLPKILDAINVAKIIGFNTTADINQRVIDDLKIEIKDLKWFKDKQIDIIRFDLPMNSQTIANLSYNPNDIKIELQMSNDNYALQDILSYDPKKENIVGCQNFYPQNYSALNLQYFNKTSIPFLEAGLKTTSYLSSNNPLAFCSWPNHSGTPTLEICRNLSITSQAKLMWATKQVDDLIIANCPATKEEIENLGKLDRFIISLKIKLANKINSIEKIIIQDRQHQNRGDVNDYFIRSTATRVEFKNESNPKITIEKKFFEIGDVLIGNDDAGLYKNELQIVKTKTPNTGEKNLVGKIDSDDHELLKILDSWQRFNLRT; from the coding sequence ATGACAAGAAAATTAGGAATAGCAATTTACCCTGACAAAATGAGTCAAGCGGATATAAAATCATACTTACAATTAGCTTGGAAAAATAATTTTTCACGAGCTTATTTTACTTTTCTACCAATAAATTTATTAGAAAACAATCAAGAGATATTGTTGCCCAAAATATTAGACGCAATAAATGTTGCTAAGATAATCGGATTCAATACTACAGCTGACATTAATCAAAGAGTCATTGATGATTTGAAAATAGAAATTAAAGATTTGAAATGATTTAAAGATAAGCAAATTGATATAATTCGTTTTGACTTACCAATGAATTCTCAAACTATTGCCAATTTATCTTATAATCCCAATGATATAAAAATTGAATTGCAAATGAGTAATGATAATTATGCGTTACAAGATATTTTAAGTTATGATCCCAAGAAAGAAAATATAGTTGGTTGTCAAAATTTCTATCCTCAAAATTACAGCGCTTTAAATTTACAATATTTTAATAAGACTTCCATACCTTTTTTAGAAGCTGGATTAAAAACAACTAGCTATCTTTCATCCAATAATCCATTAGCTTTTTGTTCTTGACCAAATCACAGTGGAACCCCAACTTTAGAAATTTGTCGCAATCTAAGTATTACCAGTCAAGCCAAACTAATGTGAGCAACAAAACAAGTTGATGATTTAATAATTGCCAATTGTCCGGCAACCAAAGAGGAAATTGAAAATCTTGGTAAATTGGATCGTTTTATTATTTCTTTAAAAATTAAATTGGCAAATAAAATTAATTCAATTGAAAAAATAATAATCCAAGACCGCCAGCACCAAAATCGTGGAGATGTAAATGATTATTTTATTCGTTCAACTGCTACTAGAGTAGAATTTAAAAATGAAAGCAATCCGAAAATAACAATCGAAAAAAAGTTTTTTGAAATTGGGGATGTTCTAATTGGCAATGATGATGCAGGTTTATATAAAAATGAATTACAAATTGTTAAAACTAAGACACCAAATACTGGAGAAAAAAACTTAGTTGGAAAAATTGATTCTGATGACCATGAGTTGCTAAAAATTTTAGATTCTTGACAAAGATTTAATCTAAGAACCTAG
- a CDS encoding MurR/RpiR family transcriptional regulator codes for MKKSAYAFLVQNQDSEVMLKYILGLINNKEAIDINDIAANCYVSKSWITRYFKSHGWDGFREFKFLLQNESKNPIGIQKEENQENQLIIESIEKTIDLNQNENFTKAIEIIKNARRIYIVAVGGNNSVAIELKNRLDRLGFETEFNIDQHGMYVQISNGKKEDVLIAISYTGETREVIKNVNLGIKKQMRLISITRNDESTLSSLSDVILYTENTESPFRTLSVRSRVSMFFLIIKLAMMIYNEDYEKYDEKLILNSY; via the coding sequence ATGAAGAAATCGGCATATGCTTTTTTGGTTCAAAACCAAGATTCAGAAGTAATGTTGAAATATATTCTTGGATTGATTAATAACAAAGAGGCAATTGATATTAATGATATAGCTGCTAATTGTTATGTTTCAAAATCTTGAATCACAAGATATTTTAAAAGTCATGGGTGAGATGGATTTAGAGAATTTAAATTTTTGCTACAAAATGAATCTAAAAATCCAATAGGAATTCAAAAAGAAGAAAATCAAGAAAATCAATTAATAATTGAAAGCATTGAAAAAACAATTGACCTCAATCAAAATGAAAATTTTACAAAGGCAATTGAAATTATTAAAAATGCTCGCAGAATTTACATTGTTGCTGTGGGTGGGAATAATTCTGTAGCAATTGAGTTAAAAAATCGTCTTGATCGTTTGGGATTTGAAACCGAATTTAATATTGACCAACATGGGATGTATGTTCAAATTTCAAATGGTAAAAAAGAAGATGTTTTAATTGCGATTTCTTATACCGGAGAAACACGCGAAGTTATTAAAAATGTTAATTTAGGAATTAAAAAACAAATGCGTTTGATTTCAATTACTAGAAATGATGAAAGTACTTTATCAAGTCTAAGTGATGTAATTTTATACACGGAAAATACTGAATCTCCTTTTCGAACTTTGTCGGTTCGATCAAGAGTTAGTATGTTTTTTTTAATTATCAAATTGGCAATGATGATTTATAATGAGGATTATGAAAAATATGATGAAAAATTAATTTTAAATTCTTATTAG
- a CDS encoding PTS lactose/cellobiose transporter subunit IIA translates to MNKEKLEEISMGLISNSGMAKSSAMMAIQSAKENDFSKADEFIKEAQESLAKAGQIHMEVIVQEAQGQQVPFSPLYMHSEDQMITAQLAVEMAVEIIYLHKNK, encoded by the coding sequence ATGAATAAAGAAAAGCTAGAAGAAATTTCTATGGGTCTAATTTCAAATTCAGGAATGGCTAAATCAAGTGCGATGATGGCAATTCAGTCAGCTAAGGAAAATGATTTCTCAAAAGCTGATGAATTTATAAAAGAAGCTCAAGAAAGTTTGGCCAAAGCAGGGCAAATCCACATGGAAGTAATCGTTCAAGAGGCGCAAGGTCAACAAGTACCATTCTCTCCATTATATATGCATTCAGAAGATCAAATGATTACAGCGCAACTTGCTGTTGAAATGGCAGTTGAAATTATATATTTGCATAAAAATAAATAA
- a CDS encoding phosphatase PAP2 family protein: MTKSIYKQWYIIVTLATAGVFLVAFLLTSFGNIDRWFADVMGEWIQVDFIKFWVVFYNEMGFTSLFLVCSISVAILIETFYSRHDQKSKFYKTIFGCYSLLIAFFLYYNLDRLVGVVNENTGWGPGIDVEYLTNNNFKIASRISIFVIESIILIISIYLLRFKISKSKILVENRAWVIALSSIFFGMICYFTINYVLKQTFGRPYYLNVEFERYIGKVNLDENGWAVDIDLTPEAQKLELDHPDLKEQILESYNTGGYWTQADGYYKWYEINGNWYQNLKYWTNLKWLTWWMKFDPNYVKPAAWANGDFPSGHTISGYTGIYYVLFASTLIKDDKKRHITVNTLFIIWFINEMIMVNILVVARTHYISDTWFSFVFCTAILILTLRLTNTLSTKVILKVRNKKSLENQFTLINNNIYVYFQNENQIKISNNTKKSFDKKIKKYLREEQIKDLKLKQTSI; this comes from the coding sequence ATGACTAAATCAATTTATAAACAGTGATATATTATTGTAACCCTTGCAACAGCAGGGGTTTTCTTAGTTGCTTTTTTATTAACATCTTTTGGAAATATTGACAGGTGATTTGCTGATGTTATGGGAGAATGAATCCAAGTAGACTTTATCAAGTTTTGAGTAGTTTTTTATAATGAAATGGGATTTACCTCGTTATTCTTAGTATGTTCAATCTCAGTAGCAATTTTAATTGAAACTTTTTACTCAAGACATGACCAAAAATCAAAATTTTATAAAACCATTTTTGGATGCTATTCATTGTTAATTGCATTTTTCCTCTACTATAATCTAGACCGTTTAGTTGGGGTAGTAAATGAAAATACAGGATGAGGTCCAGGAATTGATGTAGAGTATTTAACAAACAATAATTTTAAAATCGCTAGTCGAATTAGTATATTTGTAATAGAATCGATTATTTTGATTATTTCAATTTACTTATTGAGATTTAAAATATCTAAGTCAAAAATTCTTGTAGAAAATCGCGCATGAGTAATAGCTCTTAGTTCAATCTTCTTTGGAATGATTTGCTACTTTACTATCAACTATGTTTTAAAACAAACTTTTGGTCGACCTTACTATTTAAATGTTGAATTTGAAAGATATATTGGTAAAGTTAACCTTGATGAAAATGGTTGAGCTGTTGATATTGATTTAACACCTGAAGCTCAAAAATTAGAACTAGATCACCCAGACCTAAAAGAGCAAATTTTAGAAAGTTATAATACCGGAGGTTATTGAACTCAAGCAGATGGATACTATAAATGATATGAAATTAATGGTAATTGGTATCAAAATTTAAAGTATTGAACAAATCTAAAGTGACTTACATGATGAATGAAATTTGATCCAAATTATGTTAAACCAGCAGCTTGGGCTAATGGAGATTTCCCCTCAGGGCATACAATTTCAGGTTATACAGGAATATATTATGTTTTATTTGCAAGTACTTTAATTAAGGACGATAAAAAACGTCACATAACAGTTAACACATTATTTATAATTTGATTTATAAATGAAATGATAATGGTAAATATACTAGTAGTTGCAAGAACTCACTATATTTCAGACACTTGATTCTCATTTGTTTTCTGTACAGCCATTCTTATTTTAACTTTAAGATTGACAAATACATTGTCAACAAAAGTTATTTTAAAAGTTCGTAATAAAAAATCATTGGAAAACCAATTTACATTAATTAATAATAATATTTATGTTTACTTTCAAAATGAAAATCAAATTAAAATTTCAAATAATACAAAAAAATCATTTGATAAAAAAATTAAAAAATATTTAAGAGAAGAGCAAATAAAGGACTTGAAGTTAAAACAAACTAGTATTTAA
- the msrA gene encoding peptide-methionine (S)-S-oxide reductase MsrA gives MKKSITFAGGCFWGVQAYFDSLPGVLKTTVGYANGTKEQVTYEEVCSGNTGFVEACQISFDENQITLEQLLQKYWKIIDPTLKNRQGNDFGPQYRTGIYYNLEDEEEIGTILQQSRDEIAKKNSKPIMTEIKPLEIYLLAEERHQKYLEKNPNGYCHIKW, from the coding sequence ATGAAAAAATCAATAACTTTTGCTGGAGGTTGCTTTTGAGGGGTGCAAGCCTACTTTGATAGTTTACCAGGTGTTTTAAAAACAACAGTTGGCTATGCAAACGGCACAAAAGAACAAGTCACTTATGAAGAAGTTTGTTCGGGAAATACCGGCTTTGTTGAAGCTTGTCAAATCAGTTTTGATGAAAACCAAATTACATTAGAACAACTTTTACAAAAATATTGAAAAATAATTGACCCTACTTTAAAAAATCGCCAGGGAAATGATTTTGGACCACAATATCGTACTGGAATTTATTATAATTTAGAGGATGAAGAAGAAATTGGAACTATTTTACAGCAATCTCGTGATGAAATAGCTAAAAAAAATTCAAAACCAATTATGACAGAAATTAAGCCTTTAGAAATTTACTTACTAGCAGAAGAAAGACATCAAAAATATTTAGAAAAGAATCCTAACGGATACTGTCATATTAAGTGATAA
- a CDS encoding ABC transporter ATP-binding protein has protein sequence MNLQLKNVEKSINKKPILKNISFELNEGEIIGFIGDNGAGKTTTIKSIFQEYQIQHGEILINDQKIDNNILKKIEFFPDQNNFPKNYKVRDYCYYNYKLSKEVVNKDEFNKLFEKTMTALNLQEQLNAKFSQLSSGMQKKALMVMVLLTKPEILILDEPTANLDVESRLEFNEILKMLSKDLKINILITSHNIEELETLITKIVLIKDGEIILSKKFDKTKEKLADIYAKHYNRPSRSLVSGKLEEILKNEK, from the coding sequence ATGAATTTACAACTAAAAAACGTAGAAAAGTCTATAAATAAAAAACCTATTTTAAAAAATATTAGTTTTGAATTGAATGAGGGTGAAATAATTGGTTTCATTGGTGATAATGGTGCTGGTAAAACTACCACGATTAAATCAATATTTCAAGAATATCAAATCCAACATGGTGAAATTTTGATAAATGATCAAAAAATTGATAACAACATTTTGAAAAAAATTGAATTTTTTCCAGATCAAAACAACTTTCCCAAAAACTATAAAGTAAGAGATTACTGTTACTATAACTACAAATTATCAAAAGAAGTAGTTAATAAAGATGAATTTAATAAATTATTTGAAAAAACTATGACAGCGCTAAATTTACAAGAGCAATTAAATGCAAAATTTTCTCAATTATCTTCGGGAATGCAAAAGAAAGCTTTGATGGTTATGGTACTTTTAACAAAACCAGAAATATTAATCTTAGACGAACCAACTGCCAATTTAGATGTGGAAAGCCGCCTAGAGTTTAACGAGATTTTAAAAATGCTTTCCAAAGATTTAAAAATTAATATTTTAATTACAAGCCACAATATCGAAGAATTGGAAACGTTAATTACAAAGATAGTTTTAATAAAAGACGGAGAAATCATTTTATCCAAAAAATTTGATAAAACAAAAGAAAAACTAGCAGATATTTATGCCAAACATTATAACCGACCAAGCAGAAGTTTGGTAAGCGGTAAATTAGAAGAGATTTTAAAAAATGAAAAATAG
- a CDS encoding ABC transporter permease translates to MEYKFKVIFKFSLSRILKSKAFIVVTSIFFLILSLMMIIAMKNSDNILKKTEAWMIVIILFSMFWLSFVNINSIVKISISDLRNGIQGLENRRGVKDSTIFFAKFLPLKIVTSTFIFCVFLIFTFFTLVFPVSMQGFIIRNLAVGVFSLFTFDLIIFGLTIWISSATRSMKKSISFCWMVMIFFMLFPILGPGGFFLSMDKEIENQYNPYLKYQQSLRNTQNQDDNFLTELSKSAADLKTVLESNITREGRYKDDAPDSDYLIKLFLDRGMLTFFGDLIEKEVFSESINFYLQNFGWTLESLRIKVDEESIKKELQDNLFYQFTKSVNIKSKGNKEKHWKNSYFYKNSSSNYNKSQQLNEVINNLDNLKNNGFEISAKETKALKKSIRNIYQSEFSPYSNKLVIETRSNTRPLKYDFFSNYHIWIQYSNYSPGSYLFNMINYSLIKDLKPLSYFDQSLSLKVNGRANFLLNPFMWYYETIYFSGNNNIDTNSLISKNLAMSINEFNYYTYKSNGDLKFGKRPFSTTASYILLFSFGALFSYLGYWAFIRPNDLKKNSE, encoded by the coding sequence ATGGAATACAAGTTTAAAGTAATATTTAAATTTTCTTTAAGTCGAATTCTTAAAAGTAAGGCTTTTATAGTTGTTACTTCAATTTTTTTCTTAATCTTGAGTTTGATGATGATTATTGCTATGAAGAACTCTGATAATATTTTAAAGAAAACCGAAGCTTGAATGATAGTTATCATTTTGTTTTCTATGTTTTGACTTTCATTTGTTAATATTAACAGTATTGTTAAGATATCAATTAGTGACCTTAGAAATGGCATTCAGGGATTAGAAAATCGAAGAGGTGTAAAAGATTCAACAATATTTTTTGCCAAATTTTTACCCTTAAAAATAGTTACTTCTACTTTTATCTTTTGTGTCTTTCTGATTTTTACTTTCTTTACTCTTGTTTTTCCGGTTTCAATGCAAGGCTTTATAATCAGAAATTTGGCTGTTGGAGTTTTTAGTTTATTCACTTTTGATTTGATTATCTTTGGATTGACAATCTGAATTAGTAGTGCAACTAGATCTATGAAAAAGAGTATTTCTTTTTGTTGAATGGTAATGATATTTTTTATGCTGTTTCCAATTTTGGGACCCGGAGGATTTTTTTTATCAATGGATAAAGAAATTGAAAACCAATATAATCCGTATTTAAAATATCAACAATCACTGCGCAATACTCAAAACCAAGATGATAATTTTTTAACAGAACTTTCTAAAAGTGCTGCTGATTTAAAAACTGTTTTAGAAAGTAATATTACCAGAGAAGGTCGTTACAAAGATGATGCTCCAGATAGTGATTACTTGATTAAATTATTTTTAGATCGTGGTATGTTAACTTTTTTTGGTGATTTAATTGAAAAAGAAGTCTTCAGTGAAAGTATTAATTTCTATTTACAAAATTTTGGCTGAACTTTAGAAAGTTTAAGAATCAAAGTTGATGAAGAGTCTATAAAAAAGGAACTACAAGATAATTTGTTTTACCAGTTTACCAAGTCTGTAAATATAAAATCAAAAGGTAATAAGGAAAAGCATTGAAAAAATTCATATTTCTATAAAAATAGTTCTAGTAATTACAACAAATCTCAACAATTAAACGAGGTAATCAATAATTTAGATAATCTCAAAAATAACGGTTTTGAAATTAGCGCCAAGGAAACCAAAGCTTTAAAAAAATCAATTAGAAATATTTATCAGTCAGAATTTAGTCCCTATTCAAACAAATTAGTGATTGAAACAAGATCAAATACTAGACCGCTTAAGTATGACTTCTTCAGTAATTATCATATTTGAATCCAATACAGCAATTATTCTCCGGGATCTTACTTGTTTAATATGATCAATTATAGTTTGATTAAAGATCTAAAACCTCTTAGTTATTTTGATCAAAGTTTGTCTTTAAAAGTAAATGGAAGGGCTAATTTCTTGCTAAATCCCTTTATGTGATATTATGAAACCATTTATTTTTCTGGGAATAATAATATTGATACAAATAGTTTGATATCTAAGAACTTGGCAATGTCAATAAATGAATTCAATTACTATACTTATAAAAGTAATGGGGATTTAAAATTTGGTAAACGTCCATTTTCAACAACAGCTAGTTATATTTTATTATTTTCTTTTGGGGCGCTATTTTCTTATTTGGGTTATTGAGCATTTATTAGACCAAATGATTTGAAAAAAAATTCAGAATAA
- a CDS encoding lipoprotein — MKKLLSILSASVLVASAPLSVVACKKTIVDEITPDYSQSLKEFLDLLKSIFKENMQRQFKDLQILNAQEAKDKFEGLDIDYLWNLLQNNTENTKEYIFEKDSEEFIKLSDFLQNQVNFTVIQNDILNKVLNNPDYQKFLINKETPIRNLVNIDKIVLTDKSGVANQRIVAIDFQISTEINFLNLEQKETTQETTFSSTITILEDIDISDDVKEISNDLSDKITNDEIANKFFFTSNSANTFETATQLNKLTNFEDIFKNQIAADVLGSSQFKFKLDEVKYENPEKYTILADLTAPVDIPFNWSKDFDKVNLIKAGLKNGGSTLDNLAIEHAQRNSIFNNNSIYPELAQYLKEDPESSEIINLYNLWEHLKRGTQTSAFRTLLANKGIELDKGHETQEQRRTIGLFGTQITGIKLVYQPEVGPEIEFEMPEQFVVNKQLTSFSTTQELHNEFTRANLLFMREAYGFNQKDNSVGENNFDYTFEFQTPNAFNNKLVAGQSYNTREIFNPIFAETVDKLEAQKDSYQISSFKDFINGYSFLKASETFKINDEGYIFFYNKQGVLINSLELAQSYSTSDLEWGFQGSLSINISAGVRDDILTTEFGNQITPWKFKL, encoded by the coding sequence ATGAAGAAATTATTGAGTATCCTTTCCGCTTCTGTTTTAGTTGCGTCAGCTCCGCTAAGTGTGGTTGCTTGTAAAAAAACAATTGTTGATGAAATCACCCCAGATTACAGTCAATCATTAAAAGAATTTTTAGATTTATTAAAATCAATTTTTAAAGAAAATATGCAAAGGCAATTTAAAGATTTGCAAATTCTAAATGCCCAAGAAGCTAAGGATAAATTTGAAGGTTTAGACATTGATTATTTATGAAATTTATTACAAAATAATACCGAAAACACCAAAGAATACATTTTTGAAAAAGATTCAGAAGAATTCATAAAATTATCAGATTTTTTACAAAATCAAGTAAACTTTACTGTGATTCAAAACGATATTTTAAATAAAGTTTTAAATAACCCAGATTATCAGAAATTTTTAATTAATAAGGAAACTCCGATTCGTAATTTAGTAAACATTGATAAAATTGTTTTAACTGATAAATCGGGAGTTGCCAACCAAAGAATCGTCGCCATTGACTTTCAAATTTCAACAGAAATAAATTTTTTGAATCTTGAACAAAAAGAAACAACACAAGAAACTACTTTTTCATCAACAATTACAATCCTTGAAGATATTGATATTAGTGACGATGTTAAAGAAATTTCAAATGATTTATCTGATAAGATAACCAACGATGAAATCGCCAATAAGTTCTTCTTTACAAGCAATTCAGCAAATACTTTTGAAACTGCAACTCAATTAAATAAACTAACAAATTTTGAAGATATTTTTAAAAATCAAATCGCAGCAGATGTTTTAGGATCGTCACAATTTAAATTTAAATTAGATGAAGTGAAATATGAAAATCCTGAAAAATATACAATTTTAGCAGACCTAACAGCTCCGGTTGATATACCATTTAATTGATCAAAAGACTTTGATAAAGTAAATTTAATTAAAGCTGGTTTAAAAAATGGGGGATCAACTCTTGATAATTTAGCAATTGAACACGCTCAAAGAAACTCTATTTTTAACAATAATTCAATCTATCCTGAATTAGCACAGTATTTGAAAGAAGATCCTGAATCTTCAGAAATAATTAACCTTTATAATTTGTGAGAACATTTAAAAAGGGGAACTCAAACTTCAGCTTTTAGAACTTTATTGGCAAATAAGGGTATCGAATTAGATAAAGGCCATGAAACCCAAGAGCAAAGAAGAACAATTGGTCTTTTTGGAACTCAAATAACTGGAATCAAGTTAGTCTATCAACCCGAAGTTGGACCTGAAATTGAGTTTGAAATGCCAGAACAATTTGTTGTTAATAAACAATTAACATCATTTTCAACAACTCAAGAACTGCACAATGAATTTACTCGTGCTAATTTGTTATTTATGAGAGAAGCTTATGGTTTTAACCAAAAAGATAATTCAGTTGGTGAAAACAACTTTGATTACACTTTCGAATTCCAGACTCCGAACGCTTTTAATAATAAGTTAGTGGCGGGACAAAGCTATAATACCAGAGAAATATTTAACCCAATCTTTGCCGAGACTGTTGATAAACTTGAAGCTCAAAAAGACAGTTATCAAATTAGTTCATTTAAGGACTTCATTAATGGCTATAGTTTCTTAAAAGCCAGTGAAACTTTCAAAATAAATGATGAAGGTTATATCTTCTTTTACAATAAACAGGGTGTTTTAATTAATTCTTTAGAATTGGCTCAGTCATATAGTACTTCGGATTTGGAATGAGGATTTCAAGGAAGTCTATCCATTAATATTTCCGCTGGGGTAAGAGATGACATTTTAACTACAGAATTTGGTAATCAAATAACTCCTTGAAAATTTAAATTATAA